GTCGTCGTTGAAGAAGACCCGAAGCGTGGTGTGGAGCTTCGAGGTGTCCAGGCATTTCACCTTGACccagacctcctcctccttgcgcagagagagctcgtcgaccaccaccaccttgcccaggatcttggacatactgcgaaTGACCCGCTCAGACCGGGCCACGTCTGGGAGGCCGGCGATGAGGATCCAAGCAGTGTCGAGGACCGCCACggccttgggatcccacctcggctcgGAGATGTTCACCACAATCCCGTTGAGGGCCAAGGTGATGTTGTCGCTACGGGTGCAGAGGCCCATGCTCAGGGCGTCGGGGAAGATCACCAAGAAGGCGTTGGGCGCGGTGGAGGTCACCTGCCAATCCCACTTGCATCGGCagaggtggttgagctcggcctcgaTCAGCTCCGGAGTGGCGACACCCTCCCCCACGACCGTCACAAGGgccaggagcgagggggagggaggcggAAGCTCCGACACCTCAATGTGGAAGAAGCCCATGTCCTTGATGCCGTGGCCGTACATCATGATCTCCTCCGTGACCGGGCGCTTCGGACAGAGAACCGCAGGGTGCCCGGCTTCCTTGCAGAGGTAGCAGGTCGGTGGGTTGGGGCAAGCCACCTGGAAGTGGTCGGGCAGGCCGCAGTTGAAGCACGGCGGACCCTCGGGGGCGGCGACGGCACCCGAGGCCGGGGTCACCACGACGGCGGAGGAGGCGGCAGGTGGAGGGCAAGgcagccccttcttcttcttcttcttagcgccCGGGCGCCCACGGTTCCCGTTGCCACCGTTAGATGGCGGAAAAGCGGCTTGGGCGCGCGGGGGCTGGTAATGCCGGTTCTCAGGGGCGGTGGACCCGGAGGCGGGAGGAGCCTGACGCGGAGGGGAAGGCCGGCGGGAGCCACGGCCGTCACGGGCCGGCGAGCGCCGGGTCGGTGACCGGCCTCGGGCAGGGGAGCGCCGGGCAGGCGAGTTGGCCCGGTCCCGGGAGTCCTCCCGAGGCGGATCCCGGCGGGCTGGCGAGTGTGAACGGCGGTCATCCCGCGCCGGGGAGCGGCGTGATTGGCGGGGAGGGGAGCGGCGGGGGTCGCGGGAGTCACGAGCAGGGGAACGGCGAGCCGGGCGGGAGGTGAGCTGGCTCCGAAGGTCAGCCTCCCGCCGGAGGCCGTCGGGGAAGGAGCGCGGAGGATCACGGCGGTCATCCACACGCCGCTTCGGGCGGGGCTCGGCATCGCCCCAGTCCCGGGGCATGGCCGGCGGGGAGGGGGGGCGAGGGGGCGCGGCGGCCGGAGGGGACAAGGGAGGCGGCCTGCGTGGCGGCGGGATGGGGAGCGAGGGGCGAGGCACGGGGGGCACGGGAAAACCCTACAGGGGGCCAAATCGAGCGCCGGGACGGGCCAGACCGCGCCGGGGGGCCCTGCTGGGCCACACCACGCGCGGCCGGGCTGGACGGCCGGCCCACGCAGCGGTCGGCGGCCTGCATCCCACCTGGTGGTCCAGCAGCCGACAGCCCGGGggaaggctcgactggttgggcccCAGGGAGGCCCAGCAGCAGCGCAGCCCGAAACGACCGGCCCGGGGCAACCAACCGGGGCacgagggtttccccaggcgccgcCGCGGAGGTCGCCGCTGGGGCAAGACGGGGGCGGCGCGACCAGGGCACGGTACGCCGGCCGGCCGGAGACAGGGAGGGAGCAGCCCCGAAGGAGGAAATGAACGGGCGAAAGGGGGCTCTCCGGACAAGGATGCCCGAAAGCGcgagcgccgccgccggcgacTGGCCGGCCGGAGCAGAGGCGGATGCCGCCAACGCGGGGGACCGCCAGGAGTCGAGCGCAGCACCGCGGTCGGCGCGGCCGGCGACGCCCCAGCCGCCAGCATGGCGCCGCCAGGGAGGGGCCCGAGACCCCAAGACATCCCCTTTCGACCCAGGAGATGGCAGCGTGCCCGACGGCCGCCGGTGGCGCCGATTGGTCCCGCGGGAGGCCGAACTCCCACCCCTGGGAGTCGGGCCGCCGGCAGGGACGGATGGAGGCGGCCGGACCGGAGCGCGGGGCGGGATGCGGTCGCGGCAGGCGATGGGGCGGCCCGCAGCCACATCGGCAGCTTCGGCGAGGTACGCCCAGAACTCGTGCGGAGGAACAGCCGGAGGAGACGGCGGGGAATCGGGCGAGGGGGGCgccggcgggccggccgcgggcgaggCCAGGGGcaagggcggcagcggcggcgccgcCGAGGCGACCAGGGCGTCGCCAGAGCCAGCGCACGCGAGAGCCATCCTCTAGTGTCTTCTCGTGACCTTGATCAATACTTCATCTGTGTTCTCTTTCGTGACATGTTGTTTGAGTCTATCATTGATGAGGTTTAGCCCTGAAGAGCTGCAGGCTGCTTGTCTTCATTCTGAATCGTGTTCCTCCAGAATATTTATTTGAACACGTAGTCTCGAAAAAGCTGGACATATTCAGTCTGGGTGTTGTAGTGACAAAGATAATTACGGGACCTAGAGGCCCCACCAGAAGGGCTGAAATGACACACCAAGAGTTTACTAATCAAGTAAGTAATGATATTTTCACTTCATCAAACAGATCAACTGTCATTTTTGCAAATATTATGATAGTCTTACATTGCAAAGTACCCTTTCCTAACATATTAGTGTATTTTGTTCATAAACATGAACGTATTTCATATTCCAAATTTCTGTTGCAACACCAGTTTTATGTTTCCTTTAACCACCTAGTAAATATCCAACTTTATTTTCTACAACTTCAATCCTTTTTGCTTGTTCTTGTCtcctttttttggaaaaggaggatcaGTCCCCCgcctctgcatcataatgatgcacacatgcatattgatcattACTATGTCTTACTACATGTCTGTAAAAAATCCTAATGATGCAATGGCATGAGAGTAGCTTTGTGGCTAATCTAGTTATTGCATTTGCCCACTCCAAATTTGTGTGTGCAGATTAAGGGTCAAAGTTATACATGAAAAAAGAATGACCGACCGCATGCATTCTAAAATTACATAAAAAATAGAATGGAGGTAGTATTGTCTATGCATGAAAATTACTCTACTACTCCTTACTTAATATCAATGAAAGCAGCACTGCTATATTTCGTACAAAAAAAGGAGGCACCGaagctatttttaatttttttcttgttCATCAACGACTAGAAAATAAGCCTTATAATTTCAAAAGGAGGATTTATCATCCTAGCCTACCTCAACTTGCTTGGGACAAAAGGCTTTGTTGTTTTTGTAGTTCTTGTTGTTGGAGGAGGATTTATCATCCTAGCTGTATGCTTCGATTTCATAGGTACATGTAAACTGGAGGAAGAGGTTGCAGGAAACATGGCATGCTTCCCGACAACTAGAAGCTTATTGCAACCAAGTGAAAATATGCATTCAAATAGCATTGACATGCATGGAGAATGATAGGCACAAAAGGCCTACTATAGTGGATATCATACATAAACTGAACCAGACTGAAATTGTGATCAAAGAGCTGAAAAATGATCAGGCTTACAGATGGACAAGGTAATTAAGACTGTTAGTTGGCATGAGTGCGCCCAGGCTTTCCTTTCATTTTTACAACATTGATGCATTCATCCGTTTTAGTGATATTTCTAGTTATTAAAAAAATGCAATTTTACAAGGGACATGAATCCTTATTCACTATTCAATATATTTATGCTACTTAAATTTTGAATCCGGAGGCAAATTGCCTTGATATTATGGTTGCCTCTACATGACTCTAAACTGCTTTTTTCTTCACTCTTTGAATTAATATAGTATCTAGGAATCATTTAtgtcttttttttagaaaaggaggaggacccccggcctctgcatctggacgatgcatgcaaccactttattaattattcacacaagaccttacaaagtcatacaacagtaagaataAAGCCACCGTCTACGCAACatttgtcgctactcctatccagttgatgtagacatgttgatagtctgggcctaaaccaaacagacctcgcagccaaacctaacatctaagacctgaggtcccaaccaggatgcctgccgggtatggggcacccactaGTCCAGTGCACTCCTCAactaggacgcctgccgggtatgaggccgccgcagccacctgccaccaatccatcttcagtgatgtactgctgcatctaccttacccggtctagctgccgtcgacgccaccacgacgccagacaacgccaccatcctgcgctcgtccatcatcacacgcccatCGCCGAGACCCCGCTTCTCCATGCGGCCGAGTCGACCCGCCGTCATCGACGCGAGAGAAGGCATGCCACACCACCTCACGCCTCTTCCATCCGGCGCCGCTCCACAAACGATGCCCCCCAATAGGGAACATGACACCGCAGCGCCACCATCGTCCGATCCGGTGATCTTAGGATTTCTCCCGGGGCGGCACGAGCAGGTTGCCGATAGTTGcttgacgatgccttcatcaaggtaacgacgtagacgccgccatcgcccgccatgACCGGAGTCGTCTCGGTTCTCACCGGCGACTATGTCTCCCCAACTTGCCGCCGATGCTAATAATGGGATCCAAGATCCGTCACTACCAGCCTGGCCAACCGCCTTCGATGGAGAAGGCAGTCACCAATGCCCGGGCCAAGAGACCCGGACGTCCTCGTGTCGCGAAGATTACCCAGGGGGATCTCCTCTTGCCGTTGTCGAGACGAGGCGCAGCCGCAGTGGATCTTGATCTAAACTCCTCGGGCTCAGATCAGATCTCATCGGAGCCAAAATCTCATCCGCCAAATGGCCGCCGGAGATATCCTGGCCACCGCCAACCCGCTGCGCACTGccattggaggaggagggagatggacGCCGCTGCCCCCACGCGTTATCGCCGGCcgaggactgcgccgccgccgccgcctcaccacagGGGCTTCGCCCCGCGGTGTCCTCAGCGACGGCGGCGGTAGTGGGAGGCGATGGAGGGGGAGGGTTGATGGCGGTGTGGATGGGGACTCCCCGGGGGCGGCGCGGCGCCGCCGCCTCGGGGGAGAGAGGTCGGGGGAGAGAGGAGATGACCCATGTTTGTTCCAAACATTTACGAGTGAAAAAGTGAAGCAAAGCCTTTGAATTATTGCTTAAGCCCACCTATTTTTACAAATAATGGAGAACTTTATGTCTTTGAAACACCAGTTTGGCCATGGCTCACGATGCACCAAGGTAAAGCGTGCTATTCTGTCAAGATTTTGGTACAGTTAAATTTATGTATGGGACCTTTTAGCAGAAAGATTTTGGTAGTCAAACAATCAAGATTGTAGAGATAGACAAAGTTGGTTGTCTTACCAGGTCTGTTTTCTCTTTTTGCAGCAACAATATTATCAGGGATGTTGTAGCGCAAGGAAGTGATCAACGTGATTATCATGCTGTACATGATGAAAACCCATCACTCATGGGCCCTCTTAGGAGCATATCAGAAAACATAGAGCGGGTTGAGAATGAATACTCAGATGAAGAGGACGACCCGCTGCCAGGCGTGGAAGGGCTAAGAATCACCGGTGAAGCTTTTCCTGGAAGAGAACTTCAAGTGAGTGGGTATTCCATCAACGGGACCACAAGCTGCAAATTTGAGGTGCGCTTTATAAATGTGTTTCAACATATTCTGACATTCTACTAAATTCCTGCGTTTCTGAGTCCTGTACAACTCTCACGTTTGCAAAATGAAAATAAATTGTGCATTCAGTGGGTACGCCATTTGGAAGATGGATCGCAGAAGTTCATAGAAGGTATATATATTTCCACTAGATGCTAGGAGGCTTTTATTTTTATATTGGTGTACTGTAAGAAAATTCAAATTAACATTGTCCTTCCCTGATGCAGGTGCACGGCAGCCCATATATCTAGTTACCGCGGATGATGTGGACACTATACTAGCCGTTGAGGTCCAGCCACTAGATGACCGAGAAAGAAAGGTAAATCCTCTCGTCTGACCATTCTCGATCGGAATTTTTGTTTTAGCTTGGTCTTCTTTGGTTAGAACTATCTCCGTATCCATCAAGAAATTAGTACGGCACCCATACATTGTTTGTTTGGATAGTACAAAAGGGTTGGCCATTATAACTTTCAGTAGGATGCTCATTATATTTAACTCTATTTGAAGATTTTCTTTCGTTTTGCAGGGGGGCATCGTTAAGGTTTATGCTAATGAGGAAAGAAAAATTCCTTGCGGTGAGCTTGCTGAGatgatatttgcatcttgcatagaTGTCGTGAACTTTCCTGTTCAAATTGCACATGTTTTGTTTCAACTAATGATGTATCTCAGCTCCATGCCCCCCCTAAAGAATTTCTCGAATAATGTTAattctgcaatggttttgtttgagtgCAACAAGAGAATATTTAAAGAACCATGCATGCACTGAGTACAGAATCATTATCTGTGCAGATCCTGAAACAAAGGAGCTTATCAAGCAAACCCTTTCAGTTGGCCATGTGTCTTATGAAGTCCTTCTGCCGGCGGTCGGTCCAAGGCtcaaagaattttctacactctttTTTATGTCACATAATCTTTGAAACATTAACTTTGCAGGTTCCGGTCTTAGAAACGTGGGAACCTGCTGTATTGGCAGTAACGAGGAAAGGTTACAGCATTAAGTGCAACGGACAGCGTGGTGTTGTTGCTACAGAGACATTCCAGCAATACATGGCTGTATGTTTCCTATAGTTGGCTGTCTCTTGTTTCTGATTATACTCTGTCCAGTCACAGTAAAGCGTGACTTCGTGATAGAATCTTGTAAAATAGTGTTGTCTCTGTAAATAGCCaagtactccttccgttccaaatTAGTTGAAGGTCTTGCTTTGTTTTGGCTCAATCTTTTTACCAAGCCTATATAAAAATTTGTTAATATCTACAACATCATATGGTATAGTATGAAAAATATAttttatgatgaatctaatgaaacTAATTTGGTGTTCTAGATGTTGATATATTTTTCTCTAGCCTTgaaagctactccctctgtcccaaaataagtgtctgaactttgtattaactttagtacaaagttgtactatggttaagacacttattttgggacggagggagtagaagtcaagttaatttggaatggagggacaGGGAGCATAGATTGGCGCCGTGGAATTTATATTAGTAACATATTTTCACATAAAGTACTTTCATAATGGTATAATTTAGTAGGTTTTGTGAATTTAATAAAATGACTTGTCAAGTTTGCAGGAATTCAAGTAAAAATAGCACTTCTTTCCTGACCGGGGATAGTAATTGTTAGTTTTGCTTCATGCATTATTTACTTTTGGGTTCTCAAATGTTGAACTGAGCATTGCATTGTCTTGTTGTGCATGCACAGATGACAACTAATCTAGCATTCCTCACAAAATGAAGAAGGCAACTAATCTAGCATTCCTCACAAAATGAAGAAGGCAACTAATCTAGCATTCCTCACAAAATGAAGAAGACAACTAATCTTGGTCTATGTTTTCAGATCAGTATCCCATGTGGGCGTCCTACTGAATTTTCACTTCAGTCTGCTGATGGTGATGAGTATAGTCTCAAGCCTGCAGAAAATTCCCAGTGAGTTTGAAactatgtactactccctccgtcccacaatataagatcattttttaagctatgttagcttgaaaaacgttcttatattatgggatggagggagtatttcattaCATAATCTGAATTCGATGGTCTGCCGAAGGCTCGACAAATAACACTTTTCAGTTTAATATCATCATTGTTTGTGTCTCTGCTGTATTTATATTTTAGAACGTAAGAATTGTATGGGGACATAGGTACTAAGGGCCTGATTGAATTGTTGTTTTCCACGCTTTTACACCTGTAAAAGATACAGACCTCAATCAGTCGTTTTCTTTTCCGGTTGGAAATAACAGATAGCTGGTGATATACACTTGTAAAAGTAATACAGGTGTATAAATCTACCCCCATTCCAAGCGGGGCCTAAGTGTTGGTTCTTTGGATTTTGCAGATCACGAGATACTATTGTTCTAATACTGAGGGCGTTCAGGATGCAGGTACGAGTTGGTTGTCTAACATTTTGTCATTTGAACTGGCTTTGATTCGTGCCTACTATATATGCACGTGAAGTTAGCACTGTCATGTGTTTTCGTAGGATATATATCATGATATGCAGTAGGAGCAATAAGTTCACATGTTCTTTTTTGATTTTATTAGGTACATGATGAAATGAAATGCAGGCTATTGAGAAGATTAGAGCGAAGATTGGGTGCCTCCAAGTTGGAGTAGAGTAGAGTAGAAGGTTGGGGTTGCTTAAAGATATTTAAGTTTGGCTTGTGATTCTTGTGTGCAGAATGAAAGCACAAGCTTTGGTTTCCTGCATTTTATCGGTCTATGCATGTCTGTGTCTGCTCCGCTGTTAAGGATCCAATATTTGTTGGTTACTGAGTGAGATTGGAAAAGTGACCTGACGAACATAAGTCGCTTGTGTTGTGCCCTGGAACTAGAAAGAAAAGCACCTCATGAGAGGCCGGGGACGAGAAGGTCGGGGCGACGGCAGCGAGTTGGCTACGCAACGTGATGGAGACGGCAGCGGAAGTTGGCTGCGCAGATGGAAGGCTCAATGGCTGTACTACCTCGTTTTCTTCGGCATCCTGTTCCCAAAGTTTGTATGCAGAAACTAGTAACCTGTGCAGAGGCAAGATTTTCAAGGCGGCCATGGCCCATAGTAATGTCGGGTGCCGAGCTGCTGTCTAACTCGTGTGATTGTAAGCCTGTTTTTTCTAGCAAAGTTGTCTTCTTCTTTAGGCCACAATCGCCATGGTTGCTCCGCACGGCCCTTTCTGCATCCTTTTACACCTTTCGGTTAATCAATAAAGTTTGGCCTAATGCTCGATgaaaagaaaaaacagagcagCAAGCCAGCAACCCTATTATGTTGGactgggtggcaagtgtaaaattaCGCTGGACTGACTGGCAATGGCAAGTGTAAAATTACGCCGTGAAGATAAGTGGCTGAATTTTTTCTCTCTAAAAGAAAGATAACTGACTGAATTCCATCATAAAAAAACCAATATAACTGACTGAAGGCGGTTCGGGCGATCGATCCGGAACGTATGTGTACGTGTACGTGCGTGAGATCTGACGGCTGAGAGCGGTCTTATTTGTTTCTTAATTATTAATTGCAGCACTATTCCCTCAACCGAGCGAACGACCAGAGAGGTCTCCTTCCCGAGCACGACAGTTCCTAAGGCCTTGTACAAcgggaggtgcttagagaaataaatcgAGTTTTTCTGAATCACCGGTGCCTATTTTTATAAGACAGACGCTTAGTTAAACGTCTATcatgtacaaataagcaccggtgcttaaggaaagcctgatttatttttctaagcacctcccattgtacaaggcctaagccgccgccgccccgccgccggtacAGGAACCCATCAGCTCCACCCTCCGTCGAGCAGCCGCTCCAGCCCAGAGCTACGGCGGCCACCGGTCCATATGCAGGTAGCCACCACTCCTtcgtcctccctccttcctcttgcacCCTCTGTTTGTTCAATTTCTTTCCTGATTTTCTGTATTCGATGAGCACGTGCGGTACATTGCATATTGTGAGAATATAATGATGACTATTTCTTGATGAATACTTGCTGCATGATTTTTCCAGTGCATGTTCAAGTTTATGTACCCTACAAAAAAAAGTTTACATGTGCAAGGATTTTTGTTTGATAGGTGTTTGTGATAATGCTTGTAGGAACGAATGTTTACAAATTGTAGTTtgtattcttttttcagatgagcaAATGTTCAGATGAGCACGTGCGGTGAAAACATGCAATGACGAAATGCTATCCTGTGCCATACTACGCCAAACTCCATTACAACCTGCTGGGGCTCATTGAGGAACGACAAAATCCGGTCTACGGTGATCATTGCTATCCTGTGGAATATCTGGAAGCGACGAAATGCTAAAGTGTTCAGAGCTGAAGTACAGGATGCGTACACGCTACTCTGCGCCTACGCGGACGATCTAATGTTATGGTCTTATAGATGCCCCGCCGAGCTAAAGAAGTCTCTTCTTCTAGAGTGGAGCTCAATGTTGTTGCTTTTAGCTGGGAGAATGTAACTTTTCTTTtttcacctcctccctccctcaccTCCATACCTCCTCTTCACCTGGTTGTAAGTTTCACGTTGGTTTAATATATTCGTTCAGGCCGGTGTAAGCCCGCCGTTGCAGCGTAAAAAAAAATGCAATAACTGACAATATATAAGAAGGAAAAGATTAAGTTGTTTTATCTGCACCGTCTTGACATGAAATCAAATCTTAGTAGCAGACTAGCAGTAACATGCAATTTGAGAGAGCAGGAGCTTTGTCTAATTGTCTTGGTTATACTGGCCGAAATTGCTTAACACATGAGTAGTTGTATTGTTGGCATGGTAGATGTCCCAAATCTTGTTTATGATTGGGAATATAGTGTACTGTTACGCTGTGTTGTTGATTTTAACAGTCAGACCTAAAATAATACCATTTCAAGTGATTGTTTCTCCTTTTGCATG
The sequence above is a segment of the Triticum dicoccoides isolate Atlit2015 ecotype Zavitan chromosome 1A, WEW_v2.0, whole genome shotgun sequence genome. Coding sequences within it:
- the LOC119363698 gene encoding probable serine/threonine-protein kinase At1g01540 isoform X1; protein product: MEVASPSDRDPQAGLHPSAGSSSSSNPISSRDSNMVRKLQNAACLTMRVLQQITDNFSEKRKIGQGAYGTVYKGVHASGEEIAVKLFHNNLQGTDDEQFKREFENLMRLDHHNIVQLVGYCYETHHKPMLHNEETIYAEETNRVLCFEYMRNGSLQKHIFEECDGLDWHTRYEIIKGTCEGLKYLHEGFKEPIYHMDLKPDNILLDKNMMPKLADFGLSKLYDGEQSMITQSLAGTMLLVFILNRVPPEYLFEHVVSKKLDIFSLGVVVTKIITGPRGPTRRAEMTHQEFTNQVHVNWRKRLQETWHASRQLEAYCNQVKICIQIALTCMENDRHKRPTIVDIIHKLNQTEIVIKELKNDQAYRWTSNNIIRDVVAQGSDQRDYHAVHDENPSLMGPLRSISENIERVENEYSDEEDDPLPGVEGLRITGEAFPGRELQVSGYSINGTTSCKFEWVRHLEDGSQKFIEGARQPIYLVTADDVDTILAVEVQPLDDRERKGGIVKVYANEERKIPCDPETKELIKQTLSVGHVSYEVLLPAVPVLETWEPAVLAVTRKGYSIKCNGQRGVVATETFQQYMAISIPCGRPTEFSLQSADGDEYSLKPAENSQSRDTIVLILRAFRMQVHDEMKCRLLRRLERRLGASKLE
- the LOC119363698 gene encoding receptor-like cytoplasmic kinase 185 isoform X2, whose amino-acid sequence is MEVASPSDRDPQAGLHPSAGSSSSSNPISRDSNMVRKLQNAACLTMRVLQQITDNFSEKRKIGQGAYGTVYKGVHASGEEIAVKLFHNNLQGTDDEQFKREFENLMRLDHHNIVQLVGYCYETHHKPMLHNEETIYAEETNRVLCFEYMRNGSLQKHIFEECDGLDWHTRYEIIKGTCEGLKYLHEGFKEPIYHMDLKPDNILLDKNMMPKLADFGLSKLYDGEQSMITQSLAGTMLLVFILNRVPPEYLFEHVVSKKLDIFSLGVVVTKIITGPRGPTRRAEMTHQEFTNQVHVNWRKRLQETWHASRQLEAYCNQVKICIQIALTCMENDRHKRPTIVDIIHKLNQTEIVIKELKNDQAYRWTSNNIIRDVVAQGSDQRDYHAVHDENPSLMGPLRSISENIERVENEYSDEEDDPLPGVEGLRITGEAFPGRELQVSGYSINGTTSCKFEWVRHLEDGSQKFIEGARQPIYLVTADDVDTILAVEVQPLDDRERKGGIVKVYANEERKIPCDPETKELIKQTLSVGHVSYEVLLPAVPVLETWEPAVLAVTRKGYSIKCNGQRGVVATETFQQYMAISIPCGRPTEFSLQSADGDEYSLKPAENSQSRDTIVLILRAFRMQVHDEMKCRLLRRLERRLGASKLE
- the LOC119363698 gene encoding probable leucine-rich repeat receptor-like serine/threonine-protein kinase At3g14840 isoform X3; the protein is MEVASPSDRDPQAGLHPSAGSSSSSNPISSRDSNMVRKLQNAACLTMRVLQQITDNFSEKRKIGQGAYGTVYKGVHASGEEIAVKLFHNNLQGTDDEQFKQECDGLDWHTRYEIIKGTCEGLKYLHEGFKEPIYHMDLKPDNILLDKNMMPKLADFGLSKLYDGEQSMITQSLAGTMLLVFILNRVPPEYLFEHVVSKKLDIFSLGVVVTKIITGPRGPTRRAEMTHQEFTNQVHVNWRKRLQETWHASRQLEAYCNQVKICIQIALTCMENDRHKRPTIVDIIHKLNQTEIVIKELKNDQAYRWTSNNIIRDVVAQGSDQRDYHAVHDENPSLMGPLRSISENIERVENEYSDEEDDPLPGVEGLRITGEAFPGRELQVSGYSINGTTSCKFEWVRHLEDGSQKFIEGARQPIYLVTADDVDTILAVEVQPLDDRERKGGIVKVYANEERKIPCDPETKELIKQTLSVGHVSYEVLLPAVPVLETWEPAVLAVTRKGYSIKCNGQRGVVATETFQQYMAISIPCGRPTEFSLQSADGDEYSLKPAENSQSRDTIVLILRAFRMQVHDEMKCRLLRRLERRLGASKLE
- the LOC119363698 gene encoding uncharacterized protein LOC119363698 isoform X4, which gives rise to MEVASPSDRDPQAGLHPSAGSSSSSNPISSRDSNMVRKLQNAACLTMRVLQQITDNFSEKRKIGQGAYGTVYKVHVNWRKRLQETWHASRQLEAYCNQVKICIQIALTCMENDRHKRPTIVDIIHKLNQTEIVIKELKNDQAYRWTSNNIIRDVVAQGSDQRDYHAVHDENPSLMGPLRSISENIERVENEYSDEEDDPLPGVEGLRITGEAFPGRELQVSGYSINGTTSCKFEWVRHLEDGSQKFIEGARQPIYLVTADDVDTILAVEVQPLDDRERKGGIVKVYANEERKIPCDPETKELIKQTLSVGHVSYEVLLPAVPVLETWEPAVLAVTRKGYSIKCNGQRGVVATETFQQYMAISIPCGRPTEFSLQSADGDEYSLKPAENSQSRDTIVLILRAFRMQVHDEMKCRLLRRLERRLGASKLE